In Stegostoma tigrinum isolate sSteTig4 chromosome 7, sSteTig4.hap1, whole genome shotgun sequence, one genomic interval encodes:
- the LOC125454077 gene encoding tubulin alpha-1C chain-like, producing MRREPCETACHPFPSKSRQRRSTMRECISIHVGQAGVQMGNACWELYCLEHGIQPDGQMPSDKTIGGGDDSFNTFFSETGAGKHVPRAVFVDLEPTVIDEIRSGTYRQLFHPEQLITGKEDAANNYARGHYTIGKELIDLVLDKLRKLADQCTGLQGFLIFHSFGGGTGSGFTSLLMERLSVDYGKKSKLEFAIYPAPQISTAVVEPYNSILTTHTTLEHSDCAFMVDNEAIYDICRRNLDIERPTYTNLNRLIGQIVSSITVSLRFDGALNVDLTEFQTNLVPYPRIHFPLATYAPVTSSEKAYHEQLSVAEITNACFEPANQMVKCDPRHGKYMACCLLYRGDVVPKDVNAAIAAIKTKRTIQFVDWCPTGFKVGINYQPPTVVPGGDLAKVQRAVCMLSNTTAIAEAWARLDHKFDLMYAKRAFVHWYVGEGMEEGEFSEAREDMAALEKDYEEVGADSVEDDGEEEEY from the exons cgtgaatgtatttccatccaTGTTGGCCAGGCTGGTGTCCAGATGGGCAATGCCTGCTGGGAGCTGTATTGTTTAGAACATGGTATTCAACCTGATGGGCAGATGCCCAGTGACAAGACCATTGGAGGGGGAGATGATTCCTTCAACACCTTCTTCAGTGAGACTGGTGCAGGAAAACATGTCCCACGTGCTGTCTTTGTTGATTTGGAACCAACTGTAATTG ATGAGATTCGTAGTGGTACCTATCGGCAGCTGTTCCACCCTGAGCAGCTCATCACCGGGAAGGAAGATGCTGCCAATAACTATGCTCGTGGGCACTACACCATCGGCAAGGAGCTCATTGATTTGGTCCTTGACAAGCTCCGTAAACTT GCTGACCAATGCACAGGTCTCCAGGGTTTCCTCATTTTCCACAGCTTCGGTGGAGGCACAGGCTCTGGATTCACGTCCCTGCTGATGGAACGTCTCTCTGTTGACTACGGCAAGAAGTCCAAACTTGAATTTGCCATCTACCCAGCTCCTCAGATCTCCACAGCTGTGGTTGAACCTTACAACTCTATCCTGACGACACATACGACTCTCGAACACTCAGACTGTGCCTTCATGGTAGATAATGAAGCTATCTATGACATCTGCCGCAGAAACCTGGACATTGAACGCCCAACCTACACTAATTTGAACCGTCTAATTGGTCAGATAGTGTCCTCCATTACAGTGTCTCTTCGTTTTGATGGTGCTTTGAATGTTGACCTGACAGAGTTTCAGACCAATTTAGTTCCCTATCCACGTATCCATTTCCCTCTGGCTACCTATGCCCCTGTAACATCATCTGAGAAAGCTTACCATGAGCAGCTGTCTGTGGCTGAAATCACCAATGCCTGCTTTGAACCGGCAAACCAAATGGTCAAGTGTGACCCACGCCACGGCAAGTACATGGCTTGTTGCCTGCTCTACCGTGGTGATGTGGTGCCAAAAGATGTCAATGCTGCCATTGCTGCCATTAAAACCAAACGCACTATTCAGTTTGTGGACTGGTGCCCAACTGGTTTCAAGGTTGGCATCAACTACCAGCCCCCTACGGTGGTGCCAGGTGGGGACCTGGCCAAGGTGCAGCGAGCTGTGTGTATGCTAAGCAACACCACAGCCATCGCTGAAGCTTGGGCTCGTCTGGACCACAAGTTTGATCTGATGTACGCCAAGCGCGCCTTTGTGCATTGGTACGTGGGTGAGGGGATGGAGGAAGGGGAATTCTCAGAGGCTCGTGAAGACATGGCTGCCTTGGAGAAAGATTATGAAGAGGTGGGTGCTGATAGTGTTGAGGATGATGGTGAAGAAGAAGAATATTAG